CACATGATGGTCAGTGTTCCCTCAACAGCCCCGGACTGTCCACCCGATACCGGTGCGTCCAGCATCTCGATACCGTCGGCCTCGAGCATCCCGGCGAATTCCTCGGTCGCCCCGGGCGAGATCGTGCTCATGTCCACCACAATCTGCCCGCGGCTGAGCCCTTCGGCGAGTCCGCCCTCGGCAAAGAGCACTGCCTCGACGTCTGGAGTGTCACTTACGCACAGGAACACGATCTCGGCCCCGGCGGCCGTCTCGGGAAGACTGCGTGCCACCTTTGCCCCGGCCTCCTGCAGCGGCCGGCACTTCTCAGCGCTGCGGTTCCACACCGTGACCTCATGTCCGGCCTTGAGCAGGTTCGCCGCCATCGCGGAACCCATGATGCCCATTCCGGCAAAAGCTAGCTTCATCGTGCACACTCCCTTGTTGTGAACTGCAACGCACAGGGAATGACGCGGAGTACCTGGACGAGGTGTCTACGCCACACCCGGCACGAGCCTTACGCGGCCCCGGAGGGGTTGAAGCGGTAGCCCACCCCGTGGACGGTCTCAATGCGGTCGGCGAGGAGAGGAACCTTCGCCCGCAGACGCCGGACGTGGATGTCCACGGTCCGGTCGCCACCGAAGTAGTCGTCGCCCCAAACCGCTGCGAGGATCTGGTCGCGACTCACAACGGCTCCGGAAGTCTCGACGAAGTACTGCAGCAGGGCGAACTCCTTGTAGGTCAGGCTGACCGGGACGCCCTGGTAGCGCACGTGCATGGCCTCGCAGTCGATCGTGAGATCGCCGATCTTCACCACGGCTGGGGTGCCGGCATCGTCACGCCGCCACAGCAGCAACTGCAACCGCAGTGCCGCCTCGGCAGCATCGCAGGGCAGAATCAGCACGTCGTCGGCACCCGAATCCAGGGGGTACTCGTCGATTACCGCGGCGTCCAGGACGGCCAGGACCGGCAACTGCTCACCGGTAGGGTGCTTGCGAATCGCCTGGCAAGTCGCGATGCCGGATAGCACGTCACGCCCAAAGTGTACGACCGCAAGAGTGACGTCGCGATCGTACAAGGCGTCGCGCAGATCCCGCGGGGTATCGACCTCGCACTGGGCGAGGCGGAGCCTGCTGATGGCTTCGGTCAGGACGGGAAGAAGTCGGCCGTGGACCGCGTACAGGAGCGCACAACGCTGTACCGTGCCGCCCTGAAGACGGCGCGGTACAGCAATCCCGCGACTAGTAGGCGTAGAGCTGGCCATAGGGGCGCGTCGTCTGCGACGTGATCCGGGTGAAGGGAACTGAGAGTACCTCGGCCACCTTCAGACCGAATTGCGCGCAGTACGGCGTAAGCACTTCCTTCAGAGTGGCGGTGTCCTCCTCCGTCGCCGCCTCGACCGCGACGCCCTTGCGGACATGGTCAGCCGGCACTTCTCCACGGATGTAGATCGTACCACCGTGCATGCCCGTGGCACAATACCGACCGACGATCGGCTCACCCGCGGGTAGGTCGAGGCCCAGCACCACGAGCTTCCCTCCGGCCAGGTACTCGCCGAAGAAGTCCCGTACGCGGCCGCCGATGATCACCACGGGCTCGCGATCCTCATAGGACTTCATGTGGATGCCGACCCGATAGCCCGCGTTGCCACGGATGTAGACACGGCCGCCGCGCATCGAGTAGCCGAGGACGTCACCCGCATGCCCCGGAACGATCACTGCGCCGTCGTCCATGGTGTTGGCGATCCCGTCCTGGGCGTTCTCGGAGCAGTAGATCCTCGGCCCGCTCATGAAGGCGCCCAGATCGTTGCCGGGAATGCCCTCGATCCGAACTGTGATCGGCTTGTCTATCCCGGAGCCGATGTAGCGGTGGCCGCAGACGTTCATGAGGTCGAACTCGGTCTCTCCGTCCGCCACCGCAGCCTTGATCTGTTCGTTCAGTTGCCGGTAATGAAGTCCCGATGCATCGATTCTCATACTTCGATCCCTGGCCCGCTGACCATATGCTTGCGGTAGTTCTTGGGCAAGGACAGCAGCCCGAGGTCCCGCTCGATCAGCTTCTGTTTGAAGGACGATACGTCGATCCCCTGACGAATGAGACCTGTGATGATCCCCGCGCGGTCGATGTCGCCAACGAATACCGCGCCCACGATCCGGTTCTCGTAGAGGAACATGCGTCGGTAGGCCTTGCCGTCCGGCGACCGGTACTCCAAGGACTCGGCCCCCTGCGGAGGGCTGATGAGACCGACGGAGATGGTCGGCAGCCCACAGACCTGGATCGAGTTCATCGGGATGCTGCCGATGTAGGTCTCGTCGGCACCGGCCATGTTCCAGCCTGCGATCTCGCCCTGCATGTAGGCGCCGGGCCAGATGGCAATCGGACGCCGATCGTTGAGCAGCGGGTCGAAGGCCTCGGCCACGTCACCGGCGGCATACACCTCGGGGTCGCTGGTCCGCATGTGGTCGTCGACCAGAATCCCGCGGTTGACCGCCAGCTCTGCCTGCTGGGCGAGCGCCGTGTTGGGCCGCACGCCGACCGCCATCACCACGATCTGCGCCGGGACTCGTGAGCCGGTGTCCAGGGTGACGCTCTGGACCTTGCCATTGCTTCCGCCGACGCTGGTGGCCGCTGCGGAGGTGACGACGCGGACGCCGTGCTCCTCAAGCGACTGTCGGGCCATCTGGGAGCCGGTCTCGTCCAGAGCCTGCGCCAGAACACGGTCCATCAGCTCTACCATGGTTGTGTCCAGGCCCAGGTAGGTGAGGGCTTCGGCGACCTTAACGCCGATCATGCCGCCGCCAACAATGACGGCCTGGCGGACTGCGTTGGTCTTGATGTACTCGCGCACCCGGCACATGTCGTCGAAGCGTGTGAAGGTGAAGACGCCCTCGAGGTCTTTGCCCGGAACGTTGGGCACAATGGGAATGCCGCCCGTGGCGACCAGGAGCTTGCCATAGCCCAGCACGGTGCCGCTGGCCAGGGTCAGCTCATGGGCCTTCGTATCCAGGGCAGTTGCTTCCTGGCCCAGGTACGTGTCGGCCTTCATCTTGGTGTACAGGTCGCGCGGCCGATAGTTGATGCGCTCTTCCGGTACCTTGCCTGCCAGCACATAACTGATCAGGGGCGAGCAGTAGGCCTGGTTGAGTTGGTCGGAGACGATGGCGACAGTGCCCTCGCTGTCCCGCTCACGAAGTGACTCCAGGCAAGCGATGCCCGCGGTGGAGTTCCCCAGGATGACATAGTCGTAGCGCTTGCTACTCATAGACCAACGCCTCGTTTGGACAGTGAGCCACGCAAGCCGGCTTCTCGCCGCCCTTGCACAGGTCGCACTTGGAGGCTACACGTCCCTTTTCTTTGTCAATCTGGATTGCGCCGAAGGGACACACCATCACACAACTCCAACACCCCACGCACTTCTCGTCATCATGCATGATCGCCCCGGTCTCCGGGTCCCGCGTCATGGCTCCGGAGATACAGGCAGCCACACAGGGCGCGTCGTCACAGTGTCGGCATTGCAGGGCGAAGGAGATTGCACCGTCCTCCTCGACCCGCACTGCCGGTTCCGGGCGATCTGCGGCCTCGGACTCGGAAAACGCCTTCACCAGAGTCTGGTGTCCCGAGTGCTGGAAGATGCAGTAGATCTCGCATAGCCGGCACCCGATGCAGTACTCCTCTTTGGCATAGATCCTCTTCATGGTAGGCTCCAATTCCCACGGCGAACACGGCCGCGTTGCACTGGGGGGCGACTACTAGACACCCGCCGGGTCCACCTCAAGAATCTCCATCTCCTCCTTCGTCAGACCCACTCCTCGCAGCATCTCACGGTTGCCGCGCAGGCTGTCGATGCTGTTCATCCCCATGCCGCCCAGCATCTCTTTCATCTCCAGCGCCCAAGCCCGAAGCAGGTTCGATGCCCGGCGCGTCCCGATCTCTGGGTTCAACCGCTTGGTCAGATACGGGTCCTGGGTCGCGATGCCCCAGGTGCACTTACCCGTGTAGCACTTCTGGCACATGTGGCAGCCAAGAGCGATGAGCGCTGAGGTGCCGATGTAGACCGCGTCGGCGCCGAGGGCAATCGCCTTGATGATGTCCGCGCTGTTCCGGAAGCCGCCGGCTGCCACCAGTGAGGCCTGGTTCCGGATTCCTTCCGCCCGCAGCCGCGAGTCGACCGCGGCGAGAGCGAACTCAATCGGGATCCCCACGTTGTCCCGGATGACCGTCGGCGTCGCGCCGCTGCCGCCTCGGACCCCGTCAATGGCCACGATGTCCGCACCCGCACGCACCGCCCCACTGGCAATTGGGACCACGTTGTTGACCGCGGCGATCTTCACCGAGATCGGTTTCGTGTAGTTGGTGGCCTCTTTCAGCGCATAGATGAGCTGCTTGAGGTCCTCGATGGAGTAGATATCGTGGTGCGGAGCCGGCGAGATGGCGTCTGAACCCACCGGGATCATGCGGGTCGCCGAGATCTCCGCGGTAACCTTCTCACCCGGCAAGTGGCCGCCAATGCCCGGCTTGGCGCCCTGACCGATCTTGATCTCCACGGCCGCGGCGACGTCGAGGTATTCGGGTGTGACGCCGAAACGCCCGGAAGCTACC
The sequence above is drawn from the Armatimonadia bacterium genome and encodes:
- a CDS encoding response regulator transcription factor — protein: MASSTPTSRGIAVPRRLQGGTVQRCALLYAVHGRLLPVLTEAISRLRLAQCEVDTPRDLRDALYDRDVTLAVVHFGRDVLSGIATCQAIRKHPTGEQLPVLAVLDAAVIDEYPLDSGADDVLILPCDAAEAALRLQLLLWRRDDAGTPAVVKIGDLTIDCEAMHVRYQGVPVSLTYKEFALLQYFVETSGAVVSRDQILAAVWGDDYFGGDRTVDIHVRRLRAKVPLLADRIETVHGVGYRFNPSGAA
- a CDS encoding FAD-dependent oxidoreductase, which encodes MSSKRYDYVILGNSTAGIACLESLRERDSEGTVAIVSDQLNQAYCSPLISYVLAGKVPEERINYRPRDLYTKMKADTYLGQEATALDTKAHELTLASGTVLGYGKLLVATGGIPIVPNVPGKDLEGVFTFTRFDDMCRVREYIKTNAVRQAVIVGGGMIGVKVAEALTYLGLDTTMVELMDRVLAQALDETGSQMARQSLEEHGVRVVTSAAATSVGGSNGKVQSVTLDTGSRVPAQIVVMAVGVRPNTALAQQAELAVNRGILVDDHMRTSDPEVYAAGDVAEAFDPLLNDRRPIAIWPGAYMQGEIAGWNMAGADETYIGSIPMNSIQVCGLPTISVGLISPPQGAESLEYRSPDGKAYRRMFLYENRIVGAVFVGDIDRAGIITGLIRQGIDVSSFKQKLIERDLGLLSLPKNYRKHMVSGPGIEV
- a CDS encoding 4Fe-4S dicluster domain-containing protein, coding for MKRIYAKEEYCIGCRLCEIYCIFQHSGHQTLVKAFSESEAADRPEPAVRVEEDGAISFALQCRHCDDAPCVAACISGAMTRDPETGAIMHDDEKCVGCWSCVMVCPFGAIQIDKEKGRVASKCDLCKGGEKPACVAHCPNEALVYE
- a CDS encoding glutamate synthase-related protein, which translates into the protein MALSTIHSEFTVTRDADLCIGCGVCTRQCSYDAQRIDPEDGKVSTDCSKCVGCQRCVTLCPTGALTVVERQLTGRSHPNWSLSAQRAIARQAETGGMLLTGMGTDKAYRVYWDNLVLNASQVTNPSIDPLREPMELRTYLGQKPDHLEFDEEGRLVTEVGPLLELEVPVMFSAMSYGSISYNAIISLARAAQNAGTFFNSGEGGLHKDLYPYADHAIVQVASGRFGVTPEYLDVAAAVEIKIGQGAKPGIGGHLPGEKVTAEISATRMIPVGSDAISPAPHHDIYSIEDLKQLIYALKEATNYTKPISVKIAAVNNVVPIASGAVRAGADIVAIDGVRGGSGATPTVIRDNVGIPIEFALAAVDSRLRAEGIRNQASLVAAGGFRNSADIIKAIALGADAVYIGTSALIALGCHMCQKCYTGKCTWGIATQDPYLTKRLNPEIGTRRASNLLRAWALEMKEMLGGMGMNSIDSLRGNREMLRGVGLTKEEMEILEVDPAGV